The following are encoded in a window of Solidesulfovibrio magneticus RS-1 genomic DNA:
- a CDS encoding B12-binding domain-containing radical SAM protein: protein MADILVVNAPFLPKFSRPQRSPAVTKSGTLYFPLFLAQAVAVLEADDFEVVFVDAPAAGLDLDAVVARAKAETPFLAVLDTSTPSIDADIKAAAALKKALPGLTTVLVGPHATALAGKVLQDGRGAVDAVARREYEATVLELARLLAAGPATPQRLATVDGLSFLGAGGVVVHNPDRPFIEDLDALPPVAPVYARHLDIRHYFNPNAKPPMVTLATSRGCPFRCSFCLHPQTLTGRTARCRSIDKVLDEVAWCLDHFPGLRTIFFEDDTLTADKVRCRAFCQAIIRRGLVFEWTANARADLDPDLMGLMRRAGCRQLCVGFESADPTALSAMKKGLGAERMRCFRADAAAAGIKIHGCFIFGFPGDTRESILATIDFALDLNPETAQFYPVMVYPGTEAFADYEARGFIAAGRWRDWLTPEGLHGCVVRNESLYPAEIVRLCDLARKRFYLRPQFLIRRALAALASPGEMARTLRAGRVFLKHLLRGSKV, encoded by the coding sequence ATGGCCGATATTTTGGTTGTAAACGCCCCATTTTTGCCCAAATTCTCCCGGCCCCAGCGCTCCCCGGCCGTGACCAAGAGCGGCACGCTCTATTTCCCGCTGTTTTTGGCCCAGGCCGTGGCCGTGCTCGAAGCCGACGACTTCGAGGTCGTCTTCGTGGACGCCCCGGCCGCCGGCCTGGACCTCGACGCCGTCGTGGCCCGGGCCAAGGCCGAAACGCCGTTTTTAGCCGTGCTGGACACCTCCACCCCGAGCATCGACGCCGACATCAAGGCCGCCGCCGCCCTGAAAAAAGCCCTGCCCGGACTGACCACCGTGCTGGTCGGCCCCCATGCCACGGCCCTGGCCGGCAAGGTGCTCCAGGACGGACGCGGGGCCGTGGACGCCGTGGCCCGGCGCGAGTACGAGGCCACCGTCCTGGAACTGGCCCGGCTCCTGGCCGCCGGACCGGCCACACCGCAGCGCCTGGCCACCGTGGACGGCCTGTCGTTTCTGGGGGCAGGGGGCGTCGTCGTCCACAACCCGGACCGGCCGTTTATCGAGGACCTCGACGCCCTGCCGCCCGTGGCCCCGGTCTACGCCCGCCACCTCGACATCCGGCACTATTTCAATCCCAACGCCAAGCCGCCCATGGTCACCCTGGCCACCTCGCGCGGCTGCCCGTTTCGCTGCTCCTTTTGCCTGCACCCCCAAACCCTCACCGGCCGCACCGCCCGCTGCCGCTCCATCGACAAGGTGCTGGACGAAGTCGCCTGGTGCCTGGACCACTTCCCGGGCCTTCGCACCATCTTTTTCGAGGACGATACCCTGACCGCCGACAAGGTCCGCTGCCGGGCCTTTTGCCAGGCCATCATCCGCCGGGGGCTGGTGTTCGAGTGGACGGCCAACGCCCGGGCCGATCTGGACCCGGACCTCATGGGCCTGATGCGCCGGGCCGGCTGCCGGCAACTCTGCGTGGGCTTCGAATCCGCCGACCCCACGGCCCTGTCGGCTATGAAAAAAGGCCTGGGCGCCGAGCGCATGCGGTGCTTCCGGGCCGACGCCGCCGCCGCCGGCATAAAAATCCACGGCTGCTTCATTTTCGGTTTCCCCGGCGACACCAGGGAGTCCATCCTGGCCACTATCGACTTCGCCCTGGACCTCAATCCGGAAACCGCCCAGTTCTACCCGGTCATGGTCTATCCCGGCACCGAGGCCTTCGCCGACTACGAGGCGCGCGGATTTATCGCCGCCGGCCGCTGGCGCGACTGGCTCACCCCCGAAGGCCTGCACGGCTGCGTGGTGCGCAACGAGTCGCTGTATCCGGCCGAGATCGTGCGGCTGTGCGACCTGGCCCGCAAACGGTTCTACCTGCGGCCGCAATTTCTTATCCGCCGTGCCCTGGCCGCCTTGGCAAGCCCCGGCGAAATGGCCCGGACCCTGCGGGCCGGCCGGGTATTCTTGAAGCACCTGCTGCGCGGCTCCAAGGTGTAA
- a CDS encoding glycosyltransferase family 2 protein, with protein sequence MKNAMLLSVVIPAYNEEGNITATIDGIRAVLRREGVPYELVLVNDNSADATGAVLDALAEADPGVVVVHREPPRGFGRAVRAGLERASGDVIVICMADLSDDPEDIIKYYRKIEEGYDCVFGSRFMRGSRCVNYPKLKLFVNRLVNKMMQIMFWTRFNDLTNSFKAYRSYVIRDIMPLKACHFNITIELSLNTLIRGYAIAMVPISWQGRTWGSSNLHLTEMGRRYLSTLLRAWFEKNLILDDLMAESMAHRTRLAEKAAGLEGRVASLERRLAAVEARVGD encoded by the coding sequence ATGAAAAACGCCATGCTGCTGTCCGTCGTCATCCCGGCCTACAACGAGGAAGGCAACATCACCGCCACCATTGACGGCATCCGCGCCGTGCTGCGCCGCGAAGGCGTTCCCTACGAACTGGTGCTGGTCAACGACAACAGCGCCGACGCCACCGGCGCGGTTCTCGACGCCCTGGCCGAGGCTGACCCGGGCGTGGTGGTCGTCCACCGCGAGCCGCCGCGTGGCTTCGGCCGGGCCGTGCGCGCCGGCCTGGAACGGGCCAGCGGCGACGTCATTGTCATCTGCATGGCCGACCTGTCCGATGACCCCGAAGACATCATCAAATACTACCGCAAGATCGAGGAAGGCTACGACTGCGTCTTCGGCTCGCGGTTCATGCGCGGCTCGCGCTGCGTCAATTACCCGAAGCTCAAGCTCTTCGTAAACCGCCTTGTCAACAAGATGATGCAGATCATGTTCTGGACGCGCTTCAACGACTTGACCAACTCCTTCAAAGCCTATCGCTCCTACGTCATCCGCGACATCATGCCGCTCAAGGCCTGCCACTTCAACATCACCATCGAACTGTCGCTCAATACGCTTATTCGCGGCTACGCCATCGCCATGGTGCCCATCTCCTGGCAGGGCCGCACCTGGGGCAGCTCCAACCTGCACCTGACCGAAATGGGCCGGCGCTACCTCAGCACCCTGCTGCGGGCCTGGTTTGAAAAGAATCTGATCCTCGACGACCTCATGGCCGAATCCATGGCCCACCGCACCCGGCTGGCCGAAAAAGCCGCCGGCCTCGAAGGCCGCGTCGCCTCCCTGGAACGCCGGCTGGCCGCCGTCGAGGCCAGGGTGGGAGACTGA
- a CDS encoding B12-binding domain-containing radical SAM protein: MRIALVQSWLGPGTTDPVFPIGLASLAASLPGHVVAAFDPNVAPGDPMAALAGFLRDFAPDLTGVSLRNIDSTNTRVNVSYLPPFGETVAVARQETTGPVVVGGAGFSMFAEAVMAGWPAIDHGVALEGEAAFAALAATLEARGDPAAVPSLWTRRPDGSPFFTGPSDKIDLADLPSPDFSILPLAPYVAVPWGVGVETKRGCALACVYCPYGFLNGRRYRRKAPGQVAVEVVALRDVHGARRFTFLDSVFNLPADHAAAVMEALIEAGSPLPWSAWFAERGLTRDFLTLARRAGCDTVIFSPDAFSDEALGALGKASSVAEIEAAYALVRDLGCFEVSYNFFKNPPGQTAKAALAMLRFILKARREMGRKAHFELNSIRVEPHTALARRAVAEGIIPPDADLLAPVMYTQPKTAWIEKGFDLLLRAAGK; the protein is encoded by the coding sequence GTGAGAATCGCCCTGGTCCAATCCTGGCTCGGCCCCGGCACGACAGACCCGGTTTTCCCCATCGGCCTGGCCTCCCTGGCCGCCAGCCTGCCGGGGCATGTCGTGGCCGCCTTTGACCCCAACGTGGCCCCTGGCGACCCCATGGCCGCCCTGGCCGGGTTCCTGCGCGACTTCGCCCCGGACCTCACCGGCGTTTCCCTGCGCAACATCGACTCCACCAACACCCGGGTCAACGTCTCCTATCTGCCGCCCTTTGGCGAAACCGTGGCCGTGGCCAGGCAGGAGACAACCGGGCCGGTGGTGGTCGGCGGGGCCGGTTTTTCCATGTTCGCCGAGGCCGTCATGGCCGGCTGGCCGGCCATCGACCACGGCGTGGCCCTGGAAGGCGAAGCCGCCTTCGCCGCCCTGGCCGCGACCCTGGAGGCCCGGGGCGACCCGGCCGCCGTGCCCTCGCTCTGGACCCGCCGGCCAGACGGCAGCCCGTTTTTCACCGGCCCCTCGGACAAGATCGATCTGGCCGACCTGCCCTCCCCGGATTTTTCCATCCTGCCCCTGGCCCCCTACGTCGCCGTGCCCTGGGGCGTGGGCGTCGAGACCAAGCGCGGCTGCGCGCTTGCCTGCGTCTACTGTCCCTACGGGTTCCTCAACGGCCGGCGCTACCGCCGCAAAGCCCCCGGGCAGGTGGCGGTCGAGGTCGTCGCCCTTCGCGACGTCCACGGCGCGCGGCGGTTCACCTTCCTCGATTCGGTCTTCAATCTGCCCGCCGACCATGCCGCCGCCGTCATGGAGGCCCTCATCGAAGCCGGTTCGCCCCTGCCCTGGTCGGCCTGGTTCGCCGAAAGGGGACTCACGCGCGATTTTCTGACCCTGGCCCGCCGGGCCGGCTGCGACACCGTGATCTTTTCGCCGGACGCCTTTAGCGATGAGGCGCTGGGTGCCCTGGGCAAGGCCTCGTCCGTGGCCGAGATCGAGGCTGCCTACGCCCTGGTGCGCGATCTGGGCTGCTTCGAGGTCAGCTACAACTTCTTCAAGAACCCGCCCGGCCAGACCGCCAAGGCGGCCCTGGCCATGCTGCGCTTTATCCTCAAGGCCCGCCGCGAGATGGGCAGGAAAGCCCACTTCGAGCTCAACAGCATCCGGGTCGAGCCCCATACCGCCCTGGCCCGCCGGGCCGTGGCCGAGGGAATTATCCCCCCGGACGCCGACTTGCTTGCGCCGGTCATGTACACCCAGCCAAAAACCGCCTGGATCGAAAAGGGCTTCGATCTGCTGCTGCGGGCCGCCGGGAAATAG
- a CDS encoding B12-binding domain-containing radical SAM protein has protein sequence MRVALISPYPDITAYGLRSIAAYLKARGLAVRLILLPDPLGDALLDAPERYPAHVMADLVRLCADCSLVGVSLMTNYVDNAAQITRALGDAGGPPVVWGGVHPTIRPEECLAVADYVCVGDGEEALADLAEALATGNDATAIPNIWTRRADGCLAQNPVRPLTQDLDSLPPPDWSHDDHHIWDPEHPQDGIVPLTPAMTEAFLARGTVSRLLGRVGYQTMTGRGCPHRCAYCVNDAVKALYGAKGYLRWRGTEHVMAELETVRRTLPHIGYVWISDDAFFARPLEEIREFCRQWKARVGLPFTCLGSPATITREKLDALTDAGLCYLQMGVQTGSARIQELFNRKAMGNAVMLKAMAVINAYKDKLLPPSYDFILDTPYETLADRLESVRFIAQIPKPFRLQPFSLVLYPGTKLHAMAAADGFLTDERRQVYTKSYTMRRPDYVNLLILLAKGGRMPSKLLAWLASDAVAVPLSQPVMAPVWRAVFALAEPVKKLLRLARSWRARPGDHA, from the coding sequence ATGCGCGTCGCCCTGATCTCCCCCTATCCCGACATCACCGCCTACGGCCTGCGCTCCATCGCCGCCTATCTCAAGGCCCGAGGCCTGGCCGTGCGCCTGATCCTTTTGCCCGATCCCCTGGGGGACGCCCTGCTGGACGCGCCCGAGCGTTACCCGGCCCACGTCATGGCCGATCTGGTCCGGCTGTGCGCTGACTGTTCCCTGGTCGGGGTGTCGCTGATGACCAACTACGTGGACAACGCCGCCCAGATCACCCGGGCGCTGGGGGATGCCGGCGGCCCGCCCGTGGTCTGGGGCGGGGTGCATCCGACCATCCGGCCCGAGGAGTGCCTGGCCGTCGCCGACTACGTCTGCGTGGGCGACGGCGAGGAAGCCCTGGCCGATCTGGCCGAAGCCCTGGCGACCGGCAACGACGCCACGGCCATCCCCAACATCTGGACCCGGCGCGCCGACGGCTGCCTGGCCCAAAATCCGGTGCGCCCCCTGACCCAGGACCTCGACAGCCTGCCGCCGCCTGACTGGTCCCACGACGACCACCACATCTGGGACCCCGAGCATCCCCAGGACGGCATTGTGCCCTTGACCCCGGCCATGACCGAGGCGTTTTTGGCCCGGGGCACGGTGTCGCGGCTGCTCGGCCGGGTCGGCTACCAGACCATGACCGGCCGGGGCTGCCCCCATCGCTGCGCCTACTGCGTCAACGACGCGGTCAAGGCCCTGTACGGGGCCAAGGGCTATCTGCGCTGGCGCGGCACGGAGCACGTCATGGCCGAGCTGGAGACCGTGCGCCGGACACTGCCGCATATCGGCTACGTCTGGATCTCCGACGACGCCTTTTTCGCCCGGCCCCTGGAAGAAATCCGGGAATTTTGCCGCCAGTGGAAGGCCCGGGTCGGCCTGCCCTTCACCTGCCTGGGTTCGCCGGCCACCATCACCCGGGAAAAGCTCGACGCCCTGACCGACGCCGGCCTATGCTATCTGCAAATGGGCGTCCAGACCGGCTCGGCCCGCATCCAGGAACTGTTCAACCGCAAGGCCATGGGCAACGCGGTGATGTTAAAAGCCATGGCCGTCATCAACGCCTACAAGGACAAGCTCCTGCCGCCGAGCTACGACTTCATCCTGGACACGCCCTACGAGACGCTGGCCGACCGTCTGGAATCGGTGCGCTTTATCGCCCAGATCCCCAAGCCTTTCCGGCTCCAGCCCTTTTCCCTGGTGCTCTACCCCGGCACCAAGCTCCACGCCATGGCCGCCGCCGACGGATTTCTCACCGACGAGCGCCGGCAGGTCTATACCAAAAGCTACACCATGCGCCGGCCGGACTACGTCAACCTGCTGATCCTGTTGGCCAAGGGCGGCCGGATGCCCTCAAAGCTCCTGGCTTGGCTGGCTTCCGACGCCGTGGCCGTGCCCCTGTCCCAGCCGGTCATGGCCCCGGTCTGGCGGGCCGTGTTCGCCCTGGCCGAACCGGTCAAAAAGCTCCTGCGCCTGGCCCGAAGCTGGCGCGCCCGGCCGGGGGACCACGCGTGA
- a CDS encoding DUF362 domain-containing protein: MARPCVGLAHAVIGEAPDNYTEAGLTAVTALVDRAVAVCCDLPALVGGKSVFLKPNLVRPNPASPRSVVTDERVILAMVRLLVRAGARSVAVGDNPGWGLSLLEATAGLSGFLHRLEAEGAQLVAFDAKPPVPVPNPGAFLFDPVPLPQAVLEAEVYINLPKMKTHVHTLVTLGIKNQYGLILDDNRMPFHRNDINLKIVDILRAIRPHLTVVDGLWAVQGQAPLSGSSLPDMNVVVAGADVCAVDTVCADLMGIAANEVAMLRLARQEGLGETDLAAIDVAGDDPDRCRRRFVRPVLSSMGAYPAVRVIEGGACQGCQSALRHALDKLATEDGFAAGTPHTVYLGVPMPQAVNLRNVPGQLWCFGACAAPLAFDVRRPGNVARFVAGCPPHILDFYKAYKAATR; encoded by the coding sequence ATGGCGCGCCCTTGTGTCGGACTCGCCCACGCCGTAATCGGCGAGGCCCCGGACAATTACACCGAGGCCGGCTTGACCGCCGTGACGGCGCTGGTCGACCGGGCCGTGGCCGTCTGCTGTGACCTGCCGGCCTTGGTCGGCGGCAAGTCGGTCTTTCTCAAGCCCAACCTCGTGCGGCCCAATCCGGCCAGCCCCCGGTCGGTGGTCACCGACGAACGGGTGATCCTGGCCATGGTCCGGCTCCTTGTCCGGGCCGGGGCGCGGTCGGTTGCCGTGGGCGACAACCCGGGCTGGGGCCTGTCCCTGCTGGAGGCCACCGCCGGTCTGTCCGGCTTCCTGCACCGCCTGGAGGCCGAAGGCGCGCAGCTGGTCGCTTTCGACGCTAAGCCGCCGGTCCCGGTCCCCAATCCCGGGGCCTTTCTCTTCGACCCCGTGCCCCTGCCCCAGGCCGTGCTTGAAGCCGAGGTCTACATCAACCTGCCCAAGATGAAGACCCACGTGCACACCCTGGTGACCCTGGGCATCAAAAACCAATACGGACTCATTCTCGACGACAACCGGATGCCGTTTCACCGCAACGACATCAACCTCAAGATCGTGGACATCCTGCGGGCCATCCGGCCCCATCTGACCGTGGTGGACGGGCTGTGGGCCGTGCAGGGCCAAGCCCCGCTGTCCGGGTCCAGCCTGCCGGACATGAACGTCGTCGTGGCCGGCGCGGACGTCTGCGCCGTGGATACGGTCTGCGCCGACCTCATGGGCATCGCCGCCAACGAGGTGGCCATGCTGCGTCTGGCCCGCCAGGAGGGCCTGGGCGAGACCGACCTGGCCGCCATCGACGTGGCCGGCGACGATCCGGACCGCTGCCGACGGCGGTTTGTCCGGCCGGTCCTGAGCTCCATGGGGGCCTATCCCGCCGTGCGGGTCATCGAGGGCGGGGCCTGCCAGGGCTGCCAATCGGCCCTGCGCCACGCCCTGGACAAACTGGCCACCGAGGACGGCTTCGCCGCCGGCACGCCCCACACCGTCTATCTCGGCGTGCCCATGCCCCAGGCCGTCAATCTGCGAAACGTGCCCGGCCAGCTCTGGTGTTTCGGAGCCTGCGCCGCGCCCCTGGCCTTTGACGTGCGCCGGCCGGGAAACGTGGCCCGCTTCGTGGCCGGCTGCCCGCCGCACATTCTCGACTTCTACAAGGCCTACAAGGCAGCGACCCGGTGA
- a CDS encoding class I adenylate-forming enzyme family protein, which yields MFQDDETLAGMLRRNAQVRGGAPAILSGDVSVSHEALAEAALRLAGGLAGLGLAPGQRLAVYARKTPQAVTAFLAAAAAGGAFFPLDPNQPPEVTRAILDRLTPAVLVVAAEYLPALAALYPEDAPMPTVVCDGPAPAGKPTLAELAAGPMPAALPRVQPDDPVYLNFTSGTTGAPKGAVTTLGNLLANTAAAIDAFALTPDDVHLCMMPVFVHPHETLLRPLALGGTMVLCDRVSSRAVAEACSRHKVTALMAVAAIYETLLRLPAGADNPLAAVRLAESGGMHVPSALAAGLRERFGASILPVWGSTETTGVALANRPGDAYAPCCLGRPVPGYDVAVTREDGSPCDPGEPGELVISGPGVCPGYFGEEPRPEFRLYGGRFRTGDEVFHDGDGRFFFAGRQSMLLKVGGMKVFPVEIEEALRQHPDVAEAVVIPVADALRGEAAKAVVAPKNGASLSPGELRRFLSGRLHRLKMPRVIEIRDALPRTPGGKIAWRALVSDSPTP from the coding sequence ATGTTCCAAGATGACGAAACCCTGGCCGGGATGCTGCGTCGAAACGCCCAAGTCCGGGGCGGTGCGCCGGCCATCCTGTCCGGCGACGTGTCCGTGTCCCACGAGGCCCTGGCCGAGGCCGCCCTGCGTCTAGCCGGCGGCTTGGCCGGCCTGGGTCTGGCCCCGGGCCAACGTCTGGCCGTCTATGCCCGTAAAACGCCCCAGGCCGTCACCGCCTTCCTGGCCGCCGCCGCTGCCGGCGGCGCCTTTTTCCCCCTGGACCCCAACCAGCCGCCCGAAGTGACCCGGGCCATCCTCGACCGCCTGACCCCGGCGGTCCTGGTCGTGGCCGCCGAATACCTGCCGGCCCTGGCCGCTCTCTACCCCGAGGACGCGCCCATGCCCACGGTGGTCTGCGACGGACCGGCCCCGGCGGGCAAGCCGACCCTGGCCGAACTGGCCGCCGGCCCCATGCCCGCCGCCCTGCCCCGGGTCCAACCCGACGACCCGGTCTATTTGAACTTCACCTCCGGCACCACCGGCGCGCCCAAGGGCGCGGTGACGACCCTGGGCAACCTCCTGGCCAATACCGCGGCCGCCATTGACGCCTTCGCCCTGACCCCCGACGACGTTCACCTGTGCATGATGCCGGTTTTCGTCCACCCCCACGAGACCCTGCTGCGCCCCCTGGCTCTGGGCGGAACCATGGTCCTTTGCGACAGGGTTTCGTCCCGGGCCGTGGCCGAGGCGTGTTCCCGCCACAAGGTCACGGCGCTGATGGCCGTGGCCGCCATCTACGAAACCTTGCTGCGCCTGCCGGCCGGGGCGGACAATCCGCTTGCCGCCGTGCGTCTGGCCGAATCCGGCGGCATGCACGTGCCCTCGGCCCTGGCAGCCGGCCTTCGGGAGCGTTTTGGCGCGTCGATCCTGCCCGTCTGGGGCAGCACCGAGACCACGGGCGTGGCCCTGGCCAACCGCCCGGGCGACGCCTACGCCCCGTGCTGCCTGGGCCGGCCCGTGCCCGGCTACGACGTGGCCGTCACCCGCGAGGACGGCTCGCCCTGCGACCCGGGCGAACCCGGCGAGCTGGTAATATCGGGGCCGGGCGTCTGCCCGGGCTATTTCGGCGAGGAGCCGCGGCCGGAATTTCGCCTTTACGGCGGCCGCTTTCGCACCGGCGACGAGGTCTTTCACGACGGGGACGGACGCTTTTTCTTCGCCGGCCGCCAATCCATGCTGCTCAAGGTCGGGGGCATGAAGGTCTTTCCGGTGGAGATCGAGGAGGCCTTGCGCCAGCACCCGGACGTGGCCGAGGCCGTGGTCATTCCGGTGGCCGACGCCCTGCGCGGCGAGGCGGCCAAGGCCGTGGTCGCCCCGAAAAACGGCGCGTCCTTGAGTCCCGGCGAGCTGCGCCGTTTCCTGTCCGGCCGGCTGCACCGCCTGAAAATGCCGCGGGTCATCGAAATCCGCGACGCCCTTCCCCGCACTCCAGGAGGCAAGATCGCATGGCGCGCCCTTGTGTCGGACTCGCCCACGCCGTAA